One window of the Triticum dicoccoides isolate Atlit2015 ecotype Zavitan chromosome 3B, WEW_v2.0, whole genome shotgun sequence genome contains the following:
- the LOC119282204 gene encoding CASP-like protein 5B3, translating to MKRVVGSPGTWSGMALRLSQCVCAAASTFSMVSGFGYSNYSAFFYLIVALILQIMWSSRLAYKDIFALRNKKDLHTRDNLLFIVIVDWVMAIFMFSAACASASLTIFLMWDVNFCGTYSRLACQQFALSVVLAFITWLLQAASSFSVFWLLVSFY from the exons ATGAAGCGTGTAGTGG ggagCCCAGGGACATGGAGCGGCATGGCGCTGCGGCTGTCGCAGTGCGTCTGCGCCGCCGCGTCTACCTTCTCCATGGTCTCCGGCTTCGGCTACTCCAACTACAGCGCCTTCTT CTACTTGATTGTAGCGTTGATCCTGCAGATTATGTGGAGTTCGCGCCTTGCTTATAAGGATATCTTTGCTCTAAGGAATAAAAAGGATCTTCACACCCGGGATAATCTATTGTTCATTGTTATAGTTGACTGG GTCATGGCGATTTTCATGTTCTCAGCAGCCTGTGCCTCCGCGAGCCTgacaattttcctcatgtgggatgTGAACTTCTGCGGGACATACTCGCGGCTGGCCTGCCAGCAGTTTGCGCTTTCGGTCGTCCTGGCGTTCATCACGTGGTTGCTGCAAGCTGCGTCTTCTTTCTCCGTGTTCTGGCTACTGGTTTCGTTCTACTAG